One Streptomyces sp. NBC_01217 genomic region harbors:
- a CDS encoding DUF397 domain-containing protein, translating into MHHVYNGMAATELRGVVWQKSRHSNSQGSCVEFAKLPDGDVAMRNSRHPDGPALVYTPAEIEALLLGVKDGEFDHLIAGG; encoded by the coding sequence GTGCACCACGTGTACAACGGCATGGCGGCCACAGAGCTTCGCGGAGTCGTATGGCAGAAGAGCAGACACAGCAACTCCCAGGGTTCCTGCGTGGAGTTCGCTAAACTGCCCGACGGGGATGTGGCGATGCGGAATTCACGCCACCCCGACGGGCCGGCCCTGGTCTATACGCCGGCCGAGATAGAGGCGCTGCTGCTCGGGGTGAAGGACGGGGAGTTCGACCACCTCATAGCGGGCGGCTGA
- a CDS encoding ATP-binding protein — translation MLEPLRQGLPPIDPSAVSGSATCTLPARYEAVGGARQFTRKTMNGWGLDERFDDVALVVSELVTNALRHALPADTAPEPQEPPVRLHLMRWSSRLVCAVRDPSQASPVASEAADSAESGRGLFLVESFSDSWGWHPSPVLGAENPNAAGAPRGKVVWALFRLSDDT, via the coding sequence ATGCTCGAGCCGTTACGGCAGGGGCTTCCCCCCATCGATCCCTCAGCCGTCTCCGGATCGGCCACCTGCACCCTGCCCGCCCGCTACGAAGCCGTAGGCGGAGCACGGCAGTTCACCAGGAAGACGATGAACGGCTGGGGACTGGACGAGCGCTTCGACGACGTCGCACTGGTCGTCTCCGAACTCGTCACCAACGCGCTGCGGCACGCCCTGCCTGCGGACACCGCGCCGGAGCCCCAGGAACCGCCGGTACGGCTCCACTTGATGCGCTGGAGCTCGCGCCTGGTGTGCGCCGTACGCGACCCGAGTCAGGCAAGCCCCGTCGCCTCCGAGGCCGCCGACTCCGCGGAATCGGGCCGCGGCCTCTTCCTGGTGGAGTCCTTCAGCGACTCCTGGGGCTGGCACCCCTCCCCCGTCCTGGGGGCGGAGAACCCGAACGCCGCGGGGGCGCCGCGCGGCAAGGTGGTCTGGGCGCTGTTCCGACTGTCCGACGACACATGA
- a CDS encoding FUSC family protein, translated as MSWLRALKETAHAGLTIERRRLEPLIAIRGAAGLALVLGIGLALFGPVVAASSAFGAFQAAIATFQRSWRPRPVLALVSGASLAVSTFLGYLTGSRMLLFLALLVLWTFLSGLAWAAGPTAGIIASSNVAIMLVTVTLPTSVANSAVHAVMILFGGVVQAALIVLFPVRRWGAQRDALADALAGEADYARRLRHDPLAAFDPVPLMTARSAAAVTPRQARHRPPELRGSRGVAERIRPVLASLADPATGVPSEGPERDRVRELLAAAGSVLDSAARAIRHGDPVKLSPAAVAALKTPDTGTLLTGPTRRAAGRLGALLSDVIETAEGEGTKEEQAAAEEAAETIKATGGGTPAAPHRRRPTLPRLVPVVANAVRAELRPGSPILRHAVRVSVVVAVGYLIGAALPFGHGYWAPMASVMVMRPEFSQTYGRSVARFGGTIVGVSFATAIVQITDPGVTPAAMLSVLCALLMYLLMRTGYVVGQACVSAYVVFLLGMAGDDWSQTVLERVVLTLVGGLLAMISYAAYPAWETPRLRGRLGDWLKADGRYVAAVVGQYAGPAEGGRDDVRSALLDTRRARVAWQEALATAQHEPVRNRGLSRAAADDTQHALAEFGRVAMLLEAHLPCGSATPVPAAARLAEALRRATERGAKEVRERRVPDWAEVREALAQWDALRRAGEGEADPFVRNRAGLLLEALEEFSRGLDGTPKPNPPVDRAG; from the coding sequence ATGAGCTGGCTCCGGGCGCTGAAGGAGACCGCCCACGCGGGGCTGACGATCGAGCGGCGGCGGCTCGAACCGCTCATCGCGATCCGCGGTGCGGCCGGTCTCGCCCTCGTCCTCGGGATCGGTCTCGCGCTCTTCGGGCCGGTGGTCGCCGCCAGTTCCGCGTTCGGTGCGTTCCAGGCGGCCATCGCCACGTTCCAGCGCAGCTGGCGTCCCCGGCCCGTCCTCGCCCTGGTGTCCGGGGCGAGCCTCGCCGTATCGACGTTCCTCGGCTATCTCACCGGCTCGCGCATGCTGCTGTTCCTGGCCCTGCTGGTGCTCTGGACGTTCCTCTCGGGCCTGGCCTGGGCGGCGGGGCCGACGGCCGGCATCATCGCTTCGTCCAATGTGGCGATCATGCTGGTGACGGTCACCCTGCCCACCTCCGTCGCGAACTCGGCCGTGCACGCCGTGATGATCCTGTTCGGCGGTGTCGTGCAGGCGGCGCTGATCGTCCTGTTCCCGGTACGCAGATGGGGCGCCCAGCGCGACGCACTCGCCGACGCCCTGGCCGGCGAGGCCGACTACGCCCGACGGCTGCGCCACGACCCGCTCGCCGCCTTCGACCCGGTGCCGCTGATGACGGCCCGCAGCGCGGCCGCCGTAACCCCGCGTCAGGCCCGCCACCGGCCGCCCGAGCTGCGGGGCTCCCGCGGTGTCGCCGAGCGGATCCGGCCGGTGCTCGCCTCGCTCGCGGACCCGGCGACGGGCGTCCCGTCCGAGGGGCCGGAGCGGGACCGGGTCCGTGAACTCCTCGCCGCCGCCGGATCCGTGCTCGACTCGGCCGCCCGCGCCATCCGCCACGGCGACCCGGTGAAGCTCTCCCCGGCCGCCGTCGCCGCGCTGAAGACCCCCGACACCGGCACGCTCCTCACCGGTCCGACCCGCCGTGCCGCCGGGCGGCTCGGCGCGCTGCTCTCCGACGTCATCGAGACGGCCGAGGGCGAGGGCACGAAGGAGGAACAGGCCGCGGCCGAGGAAGCGGCCGAGACCATCAAGGCCACCGGCGGCGGGACACCCGCCGCCCCGCACCGCCGCCGCCCCACCCTCCCGCGGCTGGTCCCCGTCGTCGCGAACGCGGTGCGCGCCGAACTGCGCCCCGGTTCACCGATCCTGCGGCACGCCGTCCGGGTGTCCGTCGTCGTCGCCGTCGGCTATCTCATCGGCGCCGCACTGCCGTTCGGGCACGGCTACTGGGCACCTATGGCGTCCGTCATGGTGATGCGGCCGGAGTTCTCCCAGACGTACGGGCGTTCCGTGGCACGCTTCGGCGGCACGATCGTCGGCGTCTCGTTCGCCACCGCGATCGTCCAGATCACCGACCCCGGTGTCACTCCGGCCGCGATGCTCTCCGTGCTCTGCGCCCTGCTGATGTATCTGCTGATGCGCACCGGGTACGTGGTCGGCCAGGCGTGCGTCTCCGCGTACGTCGTCTTTTTGCTCGGCATGGCGGGCGACGACTGGTCGCAGACGGTACTCGAACGAGTCGTCCTCACCCTCGTCGGCGGCCTTCTCGCGATGATCTCGTACGCCGCCTACCCGGCGTGGGAGACCCCGCGGCTTCGCGGCAGGCTCGGCGACTGGCTGAAGGCGGACGGGCGGTACGTCGCCGCGGTCGTCGGTCAGTACGCCGGACCGGCCGAGGGCGGCCGGGACGACGTCCGTTCCGCCCTGCTCGACACCCGCCGGGCGCGCGTCGCCTGGCAGGAGGCGCTGGCCACCGCCCAGCACGAGCCGGTGCGCAACCGAGGCCTCTCGCGCGCCGCCGCCGACGACACCCAGCACGCCCTCGCCGAGTTCGGCCGAGTCGCGATGCTGCTGGAGGCTCACCTTCCGTGTGGCAGTGCCACCCCCGTACCGGCCGCCGCGCGCCTGGCCGAAGCGCTGCGCCGGGCCACCGAACGGGGTGCGAAGGAGGTGCGGGAGCGGCGCGTGCCGGACTGGGCGGAGGTGCGTGAGGCGCTGGCGCAGTGGGACGCGCTCCGGCGCGCGGGCGAAGGGGAGGCGGACCCGTTCGTACGGAACAGGGCCGGCCTCCTCCTCGAAGCCCTGGAGGAGTTCTCCCGGGGACTGGACGGGACGCCGAAGCCGAACCCACCCGTGGACCGGGCGGGTTGA
- a CDS encoding helix-turn-helix domain-containing protein, producing MGRAGPVAAGESSGSVVRRILLGSQLRRLRDSRGITREAAGYSIRASESKISRMELGRVSFKARDVEDLLTLYGVTDEAERDALLGLAREANVAGWWHSYGDVLPGWFQTYIGLEGAASLIRVYEVQFVHGLLQTESYAHAVVTRGMGDAPAMEIDRRVALRLERQKALVSERAPHFHAVLDEAALRRPYGDREVMRGQLRHLIEMSEQPNVTLQVMPFSFGGHAGEGGSFTMLRFPESDLSDIVYLEQLTSALYLDKAEEVAQYEKAMVRLHEDSPGPEESRDLLRGLLQLT from the coding sequence ATGGGGAGGGCCGGACCAGTGGCGGCAGGCGAGTCGAGTGGATCTGTGGTGCGGCGCATCCTGCTGGGCTCGCAGCTCAGGCGGCTGCGCGACTCGCGCGGGATCACCCGCGAGGCGGCCGGCTACTCCATCCGGGCCTCCGAGTCGAAGATCAGCCGCATGGAGTTGGGACGGGTGAGCTTCAAGGCCAGGGATGTCGAGGACCTGCTCACGCTCTACGGAGTCACGGACGAGGCGGAGCGCGACGCCCTGCTCGGCCTGGCCCGCGAGGCCAACGTGGCGGGGTGGTGGCACAGTTACGGAGATGTACTGCCCGGCTGGTTCCAGACGTACATCGGTCTGGAGGGAGCGGCATCGCTCATCCGGGTGTACGAAGTCCAGTTCGTGCACGGCCTGTTGCAGACCGAGTCCTATGCGCACGCGGTCGTCACCCGGGGCATGGGTGACGCCCCGGCCATGGAGATCGACCGCCGGGTCGCCCTGCGGCTGGAGCGCCAGAAGGCCCTCGTCTCCGAACGCGCACCTCATTTCCATGCCGTACTGGACGAGGCGGCGCTGCGCCGGCCGTACGGCGACCGTGAGGTGATGCGCGGACAATTGCGGCATCTGATCGAAATGTCGGAACAGCCCAACGTCACTCTCCAGGTGATGCCCTTCAGTTTTGGCGGGCATGCGGGAGAGGGGGGCTCTTTTACGATGCTCCGATTCCCGGAATCCGATCTGTCGGACATTGTCTATTTGGAGCAGCTGACAAGTGCGCTCTATCTGGACAAGGCCGAAGAAGTCGCTCAGTACGAAAAGGCCATGGTGCGACTGCACGAGGACAGCCCCGGTCCCGAGGAGAGCCGCGATCTCCTCCGTGGTCTACTCCAACTCACCTGA